A region from the Palaemon carinicauda isolate YSFRI2023 chromosome 16, ASM3689809v2, whole genome shotgun sequence genome encodes:
- the LOC137655076 gene encoding piggyBac transposable element-derived protein 4-like: MRSRKRRRGPLCPAEGVALKRLPDNSYMARDNTKWHSEPNPTMPPILKIDQFDSAGPTMAVFGCRTPAEVFDKFLTNIMLAEVVIHTNDKILTLRNKYKRQNDPTFKDVTLMELRAFLGILIMTGARKDNHLTAEEMFSKSLGCPFYRSIMSERRFAFIQRALRFDSIATREERVTHDKFAPIRNLWDQVIANCIANYEPSGHLTVDEQLLGFRGRCRFRMYIPNKPAKYGIKLVMACDADTFYMCNAIPYLGKGTTNTSTPLGEYFTLELTRPFRKAGRIVTTDNWFTSLPLAKALRERGMHLVGTIRPKPYLPTVLLSTPMELGESVATYNYKDKVTVLCQRVKPTKRIQILSTVHHNPTVIEDHKSHMHMFYNATKGGVDTFDQICSALTCSRKTRRWPVCVFYGIINLVVNNSFFIHQNLPDNTLYNRRQFSAELAMELARDAALSRLANKRYLPRDLTYLICSVFAVQEPEDESPDTPKRSEKRNRCPLCPSSSNVRTKLLCGKCHKPVCNSHVNYTCDQCQLK; encoded by the exons atgaggagtaggaaaaggaggagaggacctctttgccctgcagaaggtgtggcattgaagaggttgccggataactcttacatggctagggacaacacgaagtggcactcagagccaaacccaacaatgccaccaATCTTGAAGATTGACCAGTTTGACAGTGCTGGTCCCACCATGGCTGTCTTCGGGTGTAGGACTCCtgctgaagtgtttgacaaatttttgacaaatataatgcttgcagaagtggtcatccacaccaatgacaaaatcctaaccctacggaacaaatacaagcggcaaaacgaccccaccttcaaggatgtgaccctcatggagttacgtgccttccttgggatcctcatcatgacaggggcacggaaggacaatcatctgacagcggaagagatgttctctaagtctctaggatgtcccttctacaggagcatcatgagtgagcgccgcttcgcctttattcagagggccctacgttttgacagcattgccacgagggaggagcgtgtgacacatgacaaatttgctcccataaggaatttgtgggaccaggtcattgccaattgcattgccaattatgaacccagtgggcatctcactgtggatgagcagctcctcggcttcaggggacggtgccgtttcaggatgtacatcccgaataaaccagcaaa gtatggcatcaagttagttatggcatgtgatgcagacacgttctacatgtgcaatgccattccctacctgggcaagggaactaccaatacaagtacgcccttgggagaatacttcacgttggagctaacccgacccttcaggaaggctgggcgtattgttacgacggacaactggtttacttccctgccactagccaaggctctccgtgaacgtgggatgcatttagttggtactattcgtccaaaaccgtacctgcctactgtgttgctgtcaacgcccatggaattaggcgaatctgttgccacatataattacaaggacaaggtcaccgttttgtgccaacgtgtcaagccgacgaaaaggatccagattctttccacagttcatcacaatcccacagttattgaggatcataaaagtcacatgcacatgttttataatgccacaaagggaggagttgacacgttcgatcagatatgttctgccctgacctgcagcaggaagacccggaggtggcccgtatgtgtcttctatgggattatcaatcttgttgtgaataattccttttttatccaccaaaatttgcctgacaacaccttgtataacaggaggcaattttctgcggaattggccatggaactcgcccgtgatgcagcactttcaagactcgcaaacaagaggtacctcccaagggacttgacttacctcatttgctctgtttttgcggtacaagagcccgaagacgagagtccagacactccaaaacgaagtgagaagcgcaacagatgccctctctgcccttcttcttctaatgtcaggaccaagcttttgtgtggcaagtgccataagcctgtttgtaactcccatgtcaactacacctgcgaccagtgccaactcaagta